One window of the Oncorhynchus clarkii lewisi isolate Uvic-CL-2024 chromosome 19, UVic_Ocla_1.0, whole genome shotgun sequence genome contains the following:
- the LOC139374078 gene encoding H/ACA ribonucleoprotein complex non-core subunit NAF1-like isoform X2 — protein sequence MEAQPEETALVPEVLQSSAETHGEELELNNGTSTKHLEDGCTAETEPQGLTSGTSDSRLPGELTGGAEEMEVTENLSSVSSSELGDGTTHTHLPQDLSQDLSQDLSQDPPQDPSQDPPQVLLTLQDGVCVRDQRDSSSSSSDSDSDSSSSGVTLAVVLGQADEDDDDDEGFSRARKPCSIKTLDEILPEELPAVEELTVVLPEEAEILPLGSVTSIIQQLVIIQSLKDTPPLKDDSVIFNSDRLAVGKVFEVFGPVSSPFYVLRFNSESDIAERGVKLKDSMFYAPSLTDYTLYILTEQLRRLKGSDASWKNDQEPPPEALDFSDDEAEQNMKRKKKKKGNVQKSERERGQRADQQPDRDSVTRPQMSQRPLQQSCPPRRDNWGPPPRYEGAPYYTHQPHYPYPPPYQPQSFPLYPPPPPPHMSFPWSPPPSHPDHNLPFSHLPPPPPPPTGPYPPQ from the exons ATGGAGGCCCAACCAGAGGAGACGGCTTTGGTACCGGAGGTTCTTCAGAGCTCAGCAGAGACACACGGAGAGGAACTGGAACTGAACAACGGTACCAGCACCAAGCACCTGGAGGATGGATGCACAGCTGAGACAGAACCTCAGGGACTGACCTCCGGGACCTCAGACAGCCGTTTACCGGGAGAGTTAacgggaggagcagaggagatggAGGTTACAGAGAATCTCAGCTCTGTCTCGAGCTCCGAGCTGGGAGatggaaccacacacacacacctcccacagGACCTCTCCCAGGACCTCTCTCAGGACCTCTCCCAGGACCCCCCCCAGGACCCCTCTCAGGACCCCCCCCAGGTACTGCTGACGTTACAGGACGGTGTGTGTGTCAGGGACCAGCGGGACAGCAGCAGCTCCTCCTCAGACAGTGATTCAGACTCCTCTTCCTCCGGTGTGACGCTGGCTGTTGTGTTAGGTCAGGcagatgaagatgatgatgacgaCGAAGGCTTCAGTCGGGCAAGGAAACCCTGTTCCATCAAAACCCTGGATGAGATCCTGCCTGAG gagtTGCCTGCTGTCGAGGAGTTGACGGTTGTTCTACCAGAGGAGGCGGAGATACTGCCCCTAGGATCAGTCACCAGTATCATCCAACAGCTGG TGATCATTCAGTCATTGAAGGACACGCCCCCTCTGAAGGACGACAGCGTCATTTTCAACTCTGATAGGCTGGCCGTGGGCAAG gtaTTTGAGGTGTTTGGGCCGGTCTCCAGTCCCTTCTATGTGTTGAGGTTTAACTCAGAGAGTGACATcgcagagagaggagtgaagcTGAAGGACTCCATGTTCTACGCCCCGTCTCTCACCGACTACACCCTCTACATCCTCACTGAGCAGCTACGACG GTTGAAAGGCTCCGACGCCTCCTGGAAGAACGACCAGGAACCACCACCAGAG gcGTTAGACTTCAGTGATGATGAGGCAGAACAGAATAtgaaaaggaagaagaagaagaaggggaatgttcagaagagtgagagagaaagaggacagagagctgaccaacaaccag ATAGAGATTCCGTCACCAGACCACAGATGTCCCAGAGGCCTTTGCAACAGAGTTGTCCACCCCGCCGTGACAACTGGGGTCCCCCACCCCGATACGAAGGGGCTCCGTactacacacaccagccccactACCCCTACCCTCCCCCCTACCAGCCCCAGTccttccccctctatcctccccctcctcccccccacaTGTCCTTCCCCTggtcccctcccccctctcaccccgACCACAACCTCCCCTTCTctcacctcccccctcctcccccaccgcCCACTGGCCCCTATCCTCCTcagtga
- the LOC139374078 gene encoding H/ACA ribonucleoprotein complex non-core subunit NAF1-like isoform X1 → MEAQPEETALVPEVLQSSAETHGEELELNNGTSTKHLEDGCTAETEPQGLTSGTSDSRLPGELTGGAEEMEVTENLSSVSSSELGDGTTHTHLPQDLSQDLSQDLSQDPPQDPSQDPPQVLLTLQDGVCVRDQRDSSSSSSDSDSDSSSSGVTLAVVLGQADEDDDDDEGFSRARKPCSIKTLDEILPEELPAVEELTVVLPEEAEILPLGSVTSIIQQLVIIQSLKDTPPLKDDSVIFNSDRLAVGKVFEVFGPVSSPFYVLRFNSLSPPQVFEVFGPVSSPFYVLRFNSESDIAERGVKLKDSMFYAPSLTDYTLYILTEQLRRLKGSDASWKNDQEPPPEALDFSDDEAEQNMKRKKKKKGNVQKSERERGQRADQQPDRDSVTRPQMSQRPLQQSCPPRRDNWGPPPRYEGAPYYTHQPHYPYPPPYQPQSFPLYPPPPPPHMSFPWSPPPSHPDHNLPFSHLPPPPPPPTGPYPPQ, encoded by the exons ATGGAGGCCCAACCAGAGGAGACGGCTTTGGTACCGGAGGTTCTTCAGAGCTCAGCAGAGACACACGGAGAGGAACTGGAACTGAACAACGGTACCAGCACCAAGCACCTGGAGGATGGATGCACAGCTGAGACAGAACCTCAGGGACTGACCTCCGGGACCTCAGACAGCCGTTTACCGGGAGAGTTAacgggaggagcagaggagatggAGGTTACAGAGAATCTCAGCTCTGTCTCGAGCTCCGAGCTGGGAGatggaaccacacacacacacctcccacagGACCTCTCCCAGGACCTCTCTCAGGACCTCTCCCAGGACCCCCCCCAGGACCCCTCTCAGGACCCCCCCCAGGTACTGCTGACGTTACAGGACGGTGTGTGTGTCAGGGACCAGCGGGACAGCAGCAGCTCCTCCTCAGACAGTGATTCAGACTCCTCTTCCTCCGGTGTGACGCTGGCTGTTGTGTTAGGTCAGGcagatgaagatgatgatgacgaCGAAGGCTTCAGTCGGGCAAGGAAACCCTGTTCCATCAAAACCCTGGATGAGATCCTGCCTGAG gagtTGCCTGCTGTCGAGGAGTTGACGGTTGTTCTACCAGAGGAGGCGGAGATACTGCCCCTAGGATCAGTCACCAGTATCATCCAACAGCTGG TGATCATTCAGTCATTGAAGGACACGCCCCCTCTGAAGGACGACAGCGTCATTTTCAACTCTGATAGGCTGGCCGTGGGCAAG GTATTTGAGGTGTTTGGGCCGGTCTCCAGTCCCTTCTATGTGTTGAggtttaactctctctctcctcctcaggtaTTTGAGGTGTTTGGGCCGGTCTCCAGTCCCTTCTATGTGTTGAGGTTTAACTCAGAGAGTGACATcgcagagagaggagtgaagcTGAAGGACTCCATGTTCTACGCCCCGTCTCTCACCGACTACACCCTCTACATCCTCACTGAGCAGCTACGACG GTTGAAAGGCTCCGACGCCTCCTGGAAGAACGACCAGGAACCACCACCAGAG gcGTTAGACTTCAGTGATGATGAGGCAGAACAGAATAtgaaaaggaagaagaagaagaaggggaatgttcagaagagtgagagagaaagaggacagagagctgaccaacaaccag ATAGAGATTCCGTCACCAGACCACAGATGTCCCAGAGGCCTTTGCAACAGAGTTGTCCACCCCGCCGTGACAACTGGGGTCCCCCACCCCGATACGAAGGGGCTCCGTactacacacaccagccccactACCCCTACCCTCCCCCCTACCAGCCCCAGTccttccccctctatcctccccctcctcccccccacaTGTCCTTCCCCTggtcccctcccccctctcaccccgACCACAACCTCCCCTTCTctcacctcccccctcctcccccaccgcCCACTGGCCCCTATCCTCCTcagtga